The Vicinamibacterales bacterium genome contains a region encoding:
- a CDS encoding FGGY-family carbohydrate kinase has protein sequence MALYIGFDSSTQSLTATVIETEAREAAHGQRTAAGGTRRVVAEHVVVFDEALPEFGTTRGVHTSADGRTVTAPPAMWVAALDVVLGRLRDAGIDLADVRAVSGSAQQHGSVYLNGDAPAALASLDPAGPLAPQLARIFSRGESPVWLDCSTTGDCDALTQAVGGADGLALMTGSRAYERFTAAQIHKFARTEPQRYAATARIHLVSSFMASVLCGADAPIDPGDASGMNLMHLAISEWWLRAVEATAPDLLRRLPRIEASWSIAGPIAPYFRRRFGFGDAKVVTWSGDNPCALVGLGLIEPGTLGISLGTSDTVFAVKWRSDPDPSGSGHVFASPAGGYMALTCFANGSLARERVRDAYGLDWEGFSRLLASTPPGNGGGLMVPWFVPEITPTVAVDGPVRQDLDPADAARNVRGVVEGQAMAMRLHSRWFAPAVETIRVTGGAAANTAILQVLADVFDAEVVQIAPPNAASLGAALRAFHADCRATMTWSEAIAGFTDPIPGAGARPRREAAAACAALLPRYAALMESAR, from the coding sequence GTGGCGCTTTACATCGGATTCGACTCGAGCACCCAGAGCCTCACCGCGACCGTCATCGAGACGGAAGCCCGGGAGGCCGCACACGGACAGCGGACGGCGGCAGGCGGAACGCGCCGCGTGGTCGCCGAGCACGTCGTCGTCTTCGACGAGGCCCTGCCGGAGTTCGGGACCACCCGAGGCGTGCACACGTCGGCGGACGGGCGTACGGTCACGGCACCGCCGGCGATGTGGGTGGCGGCGCTGGACGTGGTGCTCGGGAGACTGCGGGACGCCGGGATCGATCTCGCCGATGTCCGCGCCGTCTCGGGCTCCGCGCAGCAGCATGGCAGCGTCTATCTGAACGGGGATGCCCCCGCCGCGCTCGCCAGCCTCGATCCCGCCGGCCCACTGGCGCCGCAGCTCGCACGCATTTTCTCGCGCGGGGAATCTCCGGTGTGGCTCGACTGCAGCACGACCGGCGACTGCGACGCCCTGACCCAGGCGGTCGGCGGAGCCGACGGGCTCGCGCTGATGACCGGGTCGCGCGCCTACGAGCGATTCACGGCGGCCCAGATTCACAAGTTCGCGAGGACGGAACCGCAGCGCTACGCCGCGACCGCACGCATCCATCTGGTGAGCTCGTTCATGGCCTCGGTGCTGTGTGGAGCGGACGCGCCGATCGATCCCGGCGACGCGTCGGGCATGAATCTCATGCACCTCGCCATCTCGGAGTGGTGGCTGCGGGCGGTCGAGGCCACCGCGCCGGATCTGCTCCGGCGGCTGCCACGCATCGAGGCGTCGTGGTCGATCGCCGGCCCGATCGCCCCCTACTTCCGCCGCCGGTTCGGGTTCGGTGACGCCAAAGTGGTGACGTGGTCCGGCGACAACCCGTGCGCGCTGGTCGGCCTCGGCTTGATCGAGCCGGGGACGCTGGGCATCTCGCTCGGCACCAGCGACACGGTCTTTGCGGTCAAGTGGCGATCCGATCCCGATCCCTCGGGCTCGGGCCATGTCTTCGCGTCGCCGGCCGGCGGCTACATGGCGCTCACGTGCTTCGCGAACGGATCGCTGGCGCGCGAGCGCGTGCGCGATGCCTACGGCCTGGACTGGGAGGGATTCTCGCGCCTGCTCGCGTCGACGCCGCCCGGCAACGGCGGCGGGCTGATGGTGCCGTGGTTCGTGCCGGAGATCACGCCGACGGTGGCGGTCGACGGACCGGTGCGCCAGGATCTGGATCCGGCCGATGCCGCGCGCAACGTCCGGGGCGTCGTCGAAGGGCAGGCGATGGCGATGCGGCTGCACTCTCGGTGGTTCGCGCCGGCGGTCGAGACGATCCGGGTCACCGGCGGCGCCGCGGCGAATACCGCGATCCTGCAGGTGCTCGCGGACGTGTTCGACGCCGAGGTCGTGCAGATCGCGCCGCCCAATGCGGCGTCGCTGGGCGCCGCGCTCCGCGCGTTCCATGCCGACTGCCGCGCGACGATGACCTGGAGCGAGGCCATCGCCGGGTTTACCGATCCGATCCCGGGCGCCGGCGCGCGGCCGCGCCGGGAGGCGGCGGCCGCCTGCGCGGCGCTCCTCCCCCGGTATGCAGCGCTCATGGAATCGGCGCGCTAA
- a CDS encoding sugar kinase, whose translation MSMPARVVCFGEIMLRLSPPGFERLLQSPVLCATFGGGEANVAVSLAQLGLDSHYVTRLPSHAIGDAAIRALRAEGVNTAHVLRGGSRVGIYFAETGASQRASTVIYDRANSSISEMAADAVDWNAVMAGAAWFHVTGITPALGDKAAAATRAAVEAARRAGARVSVDLNYRKKLWTQTQAQAVMRPLMRDVDVVIANEEDLQSVLGVQVAGADVTGATLDVTAYRDAAESVTKDLGPSLVAITLRESHSASDNGWSAVLWDGASGTLHRSQHYAVRLVDRIGGGDSFAAGLIYGMVTGRSHDEALKFAVAASALKQTIPGDFNRVTVAEIDALAKGDASGRVQR comes from the coding sequence ATGAGCATGCCTGCACGCGTCGTCTGCTTCGGCGAGATCATGCTGCGCCTCAGCCCGCCGGGATTCGAGCGGCTGCTGCAGTCGCCGGTGCTGTGCGCGACGTTCGGCGGCGGCGAAGCCAATGTCGCCGTCAGCCTGGCGCAACTCGGTCTCGACAGCCATTACGTGACGCGGCTGCCGTCGCACGCCATCGGCGATGCGGCGATCCGCGCGCTGCGCGCCGAAGGGGTCAACACGGCGCACGTGCTCCGCGGCGGGAGCCGCGTCGGGATCTACTTCGCCGAGACCGGCGCGAGCCAGCGCGCGTCGACGGTCATCTACGACCGCGCCAACTCCTCGATCAGCGAGATGGCAGCCGACGCGGTCGACTGGAATGCGGTCATGGCCGGCGCAGCCTGGTTCCACGTCACCGGCATCACCCCGGCGCTGGGCGACAAGGCGGCGGCGGCGACCAGGGCGGCCGTCGAAGCGGCGCGCCGCGCCGGGGCGCGCGTCAGTGTCGATCTCAACTACCGCAAGAAGCTGTGGACCCAGACCCAGGCCCAGGCGGTGATGCGCCCGCTGATGCGCGACGTCGACGTCGTCATCGCCAACGAAGAAGACCTGCAATCGGTGCTCGGCGTGCAGGTCGCGGGGGCCGACGTGACCGGCGCGACGCTCGACGTGACGGCCTATCGGGACGCTGCCGAGTCGGTGACGAAGGACCTCGGCCCGTCGCTCGTCGCCATCACGCTGCGCGAGAGCCACTCGGCCAGCGACAACGGCTGGAGCGCGGTGCTGTGGGACGGCGCGTCCGGCACGCTGCATCGCAGCCAGCACTACGCGGTGCGGCTGGTGGATCGGATCGGCGGCGGCGACAGCTTCGCCGCGGGGCTGATCTACGGGATGGTGACGGGCCGCAGCCACGACGAGGCGCTGAAGTTCGCGGTCGCCGCCAGCGCGCTCAAGCAGACGATTCCCGGCGACTTCAACCGCGTGACCGTCGCCGAGATCGACGCGCTCGCCAAAGGCGACGCATCGGGCAGAGTTCAGCGGTGA
- a CDS encoding glycoside hydrolase family 2 TIM barrel-domain containing protein yields the protein MRIQLPLVLWVLALLAPQQPPPAPPASPVPATRLQTKWAAQVTPDRVLPEYPRPQLARANWVNLNGQWSYAITDGDAPRPTAFGGKILVPFPIESQLSGAGVWVAPSQRLWYRRTFPTPSLPTGHRLLLNFGAVDWEAAVYVNGTSAGVHRGGFDPFTLDITDRLVAGPQQELVVAVRDPTDDGEQPRGKQVRRPRGIYYTAVTGIWQTVWMETVPTWHVRGLRIDPDLDRGLVRVSVGTEGRSGGRITVTVLDGTREIGRGDGPTATIAMPKARRWSPADPFLYNLRVRLDSGDVVESYFGMRSTAVRRDARGVPRLYLNGEPIFQFGLLDQGWWPDGLYTAPTDDALAFDIQKTRELGYNLIRKHVKVEPARWYYHADRLGMLVWQDMPSANNKGPEAEANFARELTAMVDALRNHPSIVMWVPFNEGWGQHATEKYVSWLKSYDPSRIVNNTSGWTDMKVGDVADLHAYPGPAMPPLEPARAAVLGEFGGLGLPLEGHTWLDRGNWGYRSYTTQPDLNNAYRDLLAQLRLHAGDGLTSAIYTQTTDVEIEVNGVMTYDRAVVKLSPESIAANRRMFAPPPRIVHLVAASDREPQTWRYTTDTPPNTWFDAAFDDSAWRSGPGGFGARDTRFARVGTEWRTPDIWLRRAIDVPPGTLTAPHLRVFHDDDVRVYLNGVLVAEMPGANAGFAYVPLTGPARAALRAGRNVLAVHAHQNRGGQFIDVGVVDVIEPGSAR from the coding sequence ATGCGCATACAGCTGCCGCTCGTCCTGTGGGTCCTGGCCCTGCTGGCCCCGCAGCAACCACCGCCCGCGCCGCCGGCCTCGCCGGTGCCCGCGACACGACTGCAGACGAAGTGGGCGGCGCAGGTCACGCCGGATCGCGTCCTGCCCGAATATCCGCGGCCGCAGCTGGCGCGCGCCAACTGGGTGAATCTCAACGGCCAGTGGAGCTACGCCATCACGGATGGCGACGCGCCCCGCCCGACGGCGTTCGGCGGCAAGATCCTCGTGCCGTTCCCGATCGAATCGCAGTTGAGCGGCGCCGGGGTGTGGGTCGCGCCCTCGCAGCGCCTCTGGTACCGGCGCACCTTTCCGACGCCGTCGCTGCCGACCGGGCATCGTCTGCTGTTGAACTTCGGCGCCGTCGACTGGGAGGCGGCGGTGTACGTCAACGGCACCTCCGCCGGCGTGCACCGCGGCGGCTTCGATCCCTTCACGCTCGACATCACCGATCGCCTGGTCGCCGGACCCCAGCAGGAACTCGTCGTCGCGGTGCGGGATCCCACCGACGACGGCGAGCAGCCGCGCGGTAAGCAGGTACGCCGGCCGCGCGGGATCTACTACACCGCGGTCACCGGCATCTGGCAGACCGTCTGGATGGAAACCGTCCCGACGTGGCACGTTCGCGGGCTGCGGATCGATCCGGATCTCGATCGCGGCCTCGTGCGGGTCTCGGTCGGCACCGAGGGGCGCAGCGGCGGAAGAATCACGGTCACGGTGCTGGACGGAACGCGCGAGATCGGGCGCGGCGACGGACCGACCGCGACGATCGCCATGCCGAAGGCGCGGCGCTGGTCTCCGGCCGATCCGTTTCTCTACAACCTGCGCGTCCGGCTCGACTCGGGCGACGTCGTCGAAAGCTATTTCGGGATGCGCTCGACGGCGGTCCGCCGCGACGCCAGGGGAGTGCCGCGGCTGTATCTCAACGGCGAGCCGATCTTCCAGTTCGGCCTGCTCGACCAGGGGTGGTGGCCGGACGGCCTGTATACCGCGCCGACGGACGACGCGCTCGCCTTCGACATTCAGAAGACGCGCGAGCTCGGCTACAACCTGATCCGCAAGCACGTCAAAGTGGAGCCGGCGCGCTGGTACTACCACGCGGATCGACTCGGCATGCTGGTCTGGCAGGACATGCCCAGCGCGAACAACAAGGGGCCGGAAGCGGAGGCCAATTTCGCCCGCGAGCTGACCGCGATGGTCGACGCGCTCCGCAATCATCCGTCGATCGTCATGTGGGTGCCGTTCAACGAAGGCTGGGGTCAGCACGCGACCGAGAAGTACGTGAGCTGGCTGAAGTCGTACGATCCGTCGCGGATCGTGAACAACACCAGCGGCTGGACCGACATGAAGGTCGGCGACGTCGCGGACCTCCACGCGTATCCCGGACCGGCGATGCCGCCGCTCGAGCCGGCGCGCGCCGCGGTCCTCGGCGAGTTCGGCGGCCTCGGCCTGCCGCTCGAGGGACACACCTGGCTGGATCGCGGCAACTGGGGCTACCGCAGCTACACGACGCAGCCCGACCTCAACAACGCATACCGGGATCTGCTCGCGCAGCTGCGCCTGCACGCCGGAGACGGGCTGACATCGGCGATCTACACGCAGACCACCGACGTCGAGATTGAAGTGAACGGCGTGATGACGTACGACCGCGCCGTCGTGAAGCTCTCGCCCGAGTCGATTGCGGCGAACCGGCGGATGTTCGCCCCGCCTCCGCGCATCGTGCACCTCGTCGCCGCATCGGATCGCGAGCCGCAGACCTGGCGGTACACGACCGACACGCCGCCGAACACCTGGTTCGACGCGGCGTTCGACGACAGCGCCTGGCGCTCCGGGCCCGGCGGCTTCGGCGCCCGCGACACGCGTTTCGCCCGCGTCGGCACGGAGTGGCGCACGCCGGACATCTGGCTTCGCCGCGCGATCGACGTCCCGCCGGGAACGCTCACGGCGCCGCACCTCCGCGTCTTTCACGACGACGACGTGCGGGTCTATCTGAACGGCGTGCTGGTCGCCGAGATGCCGGGCGCGAATGCGGGGTTCGCCTACGTGCCGCTGACGGGCCCCGCGCGCGCCGCGCTGCGCGCCGGACGCAACGTGCTCGCGGTGCACGCGCATCAGAACCGCGGCGGGCAGTTCATCGACGTCGGCGTGGTGGACGTAATCGAACCGGGCTCGGCCCGGTGA
- a CDS encoding succinate dehydrogenase/fumarate reductase iron-sulfur subunit, with protein MTRATFKVWRSDDAGGHYQDYSVDVVPGMVVLDAIHQIQAAQAPDLAVRWNCKAGKCGSCSAEINGNPRLMCMTRLNSLDLLAPVTVEPMRAFPLLKDLVTDVSWNFRVKKAITPFTARPADAPDGTWRMRQKDVDRVQEFRKCIECFLCQDVCHILRDHKMHDEFIGPRFLAYTAALEMNPLDAADRVPELRERHGVGLCNITRCCTKVCPEHITITENAIIPLKERVVDRFYDPLTRLLRVFKS; from the coding sequence ATGACCAGGGCGACGTTCAAGGTCTGGCGCAGCGACGATGCCGGCGGTCATTACCAGGACTATTCGGTCGACGTGGTGCCGGGGATGGTGGTGCTCGACGCCATTCATCAGATCCAGGCGGCGCAAGCGCCCGATCTCGCGGTCCGCTGGAACTGCAAGGCAGGGAAGTGCGGATCCTGTTCCGCGGAGATCAACGGCAATCCGCGGCTGATGTGCATGACGCGGCTGAACTCGCTCGATCTGCTCGCGCCCGTCACGGTCGAGCCGATGCGGGCGTTTCCGCTGCTGAAGGACCTGGTCACCGACGTGTCGTGGAACTTCCGCGTGAAGAAGGCCATTACGCCGTTCACGGCGAGGCCGGCGGACGCCCCGGACGGCACCTGGCGGATGCGGCAGAAAGACGTCGATCGCGTGCAGGAGTTCCGCAAGTGCATCGAGTGCTTCCTCTGTCAGGACGTCTGCCACATCCTGCGCGACCACAAGATGCACGACGAGTTCATCGGCCCGCGGTTCCTGGCCTACACCGCGGCGCTGGAAATGAACCCCCTGGACGCCGCCGACCGCGTGCCCGAGCTGCGGGAGCGCCATGGCGTCGGGCTGTGCAATATCACGCGCTGCTGCACGAAAGTCTGTCCGGAGCACATCACGATCACCGAGAATGCCATCATCCCGTTGAAGGAGCGGGTGGTGGACCGCTTCTACGATCCGCTCACGCGGTTGCTCCGCGTCTTCAAGTCGTGA
- the iolB gene encoding 5-deoxy-glucuronate isomerase, which produces MLNDTLYRVRRIEGLQNLQKRGEGGARELTSSRLRLAAGATHKYQIAGEETVIVLQEGKGTFATADGTWTLSRSNVFDERASAVYLPPATPLTVTAETPLEAIVVSTPAPAGGHAVAIGPDGVEVNARGKGNYGREVHNIFVTDPHARRIMVGETINPPGNWSSYPPHKHDGKDGEPVLEEVYYYRISPPQGFGQQMLYTSDGECATHTVRDGDAVLLPYGYHPVSAPPGYKVYYLWAMAGAERKLALHEDPAHKWIHNT; this is translated from the coding sequence ATGTTGAACGACACGCTCTATCGGGTCCGCAGGATCGAGGGACTCCAGAATCTGCAGAAGCGCGGCGAAGGGGGAGCGCGCGAGCTGACGAGCTCGCGGCTGCGGCTGGCCGCGGGTGCGACGCACAAGTATCAGATCGCGGGCGAAGAGACCGTCATCGTCCTCCAGGAAGGGAAAGGCACGTTCGCCACCGCCGACGGGACCTGGACGTTATCGCGTTCGAATGTGTTCGACGAGCGTGCCAGCGCCGTGTACCTGCCGCCGGCGACACCGCTGACGGTCACCGCGGAGACGCCGCTCGAAGCCATCGTCGTCTCGACTCCGGCGCCGGCCGGCGGGCACGCCGTGGCGATCGGGCCGGACGGCGTCGAGGTCAACGCGCGCGGCAAAGGGAACTACGGCCGCGAGGTGCACAACATCTTCGTGACCGATCCGCACGCCCGCCGCATCATGGTCGGCGAGACGATCAACCCGCCGGGCAACTGGAGCAGCTATCCGCCGCACAAGCATGACGGCAAGGACGGCGAGCCGGTGCTCGAGGAGGTCTACTACTACCGCATCTCCCCGCCGCAGGGCTTCGGGCAGCAGATGCTCTACACCAGCGACGGGGAGTGCGCTACGCACACGGTGCGCGACGGCGACGCGGTGCTGCTGCCCTACGGCTACCACCCGGTCTCGGCGCCGCCGGGGTACAAGGTGTACTACCTGTGGGCGATGGCCGGCGCCGAGCGCAAGCTCGCGCTGCACGAGGACCCCGCACACAAGTGGATTCACAATACGTGA
- the sppA gene encoding signal peptide peptidase SppA, producing MAARRGVWIVIALIGIAVFISAAGMLLLVSAVGREPRVAAGSTLVLRIGGDLAEMEPGGVFGPFLESAPTVRSVVEMLRKAKADSRITSVILKPTGPAAMWGKVQEVRDAIGDFRRSGKPIVAYLEFGGEQEFYLASACDKVFLMPASSLDLTGMASYELFLRGMLDKIGAFPDALHIGEYKTAANTFTEKTMTPAHREMAVSLNTDLYEQLVRGIAEGRRKSEAEVRSLIDHGPFLPEDALRAGLIDDLAYEDELDDKVKLASGKVRYLDMNEYRGVSAGGLGLNRGPRVAVIHAAGIIASGKSSYDSPAGAVVGSDTMVEYLRKARADAAIKAIVLRIDSPGGSAIASDVIWREVVLTRNQKPVIASMSDVAASGGYYIAMPAHAIVAEPSTLTGSIGVVLTKFVINGTLQKIGVNLEPVSRGRYAEMYSPIRPFSPEERARMLENMQATYDTFVEKAAQGRNTTPEKIDAIGQGRVWTGRQAKEIGLVDELGGLERAIALAKQRAKIAQDAEVELVIYPPKKTFYDLMRDPLGASEGMTRIASMLGIGNPKVVQALAAPLQVFRRGEPLALMPNIFVR from the coding sequence ATGGCTGCACGACGTGGCGTCTGGATCGTCATCGCACTGATCGGCATCGCGGTGTTCATTTCGGCGGCCGGCATGCTGCTGCTCGTGTCCGCGGTCGGGCGGGAGCCGCGGGTCGCCGCCGGATCGACGCTGGTGCTGCGCATCGGCGGCGACCTCGCCGAGATGGAGCCGGGGGGCGTCTTCGGGCCGTTCTTGGAGTCGGCCCCGACGGTGCGGAGCGTGGTCGAGATGCTGCGCAAGGCCAAGGCCGACTCGCGCATCACCAGCGTGATCCTCAAGCCGACCGGGCCCGCCGCGATGTGGGGGAAAGTGCAGGAGGTGCGCGACGCGATCGGCGACTTCCGCCGCTCCGGAAAGCCGATCGTCGCCTATCTCGAGTTCGGCGGCGAGCAGGAGTTCTACCTCGCCTCGGCATGCGACAAGGTGTTCCTGATGCCCGCCTCGTCGCTCGACCTGACCGGGATGGCGAGCTACGAGCTGTTCCTCCGCGGCATGCTCGACAAGATCGGCGCGTTTCCCGACGCGCTCCACATCGGCGAGTACAAGACCGCCGCCAACACCTTCACCGAGAAGACCATGACGCCGGCGCACCGCGAGATGGCGGTGTCGCTGAACACCGACCTCTACGAACAGCTGGTGCGCGGCATCGCGGAAGGGCGGCGCAAGAGCGAGGCGGAGGTGCGCTCGCTGATCGATCACGGCCCGTTCCTGCCGGAAGACGCGCTGCGCGCCGGATTGATCGACGACCTCGCCTATGAAGACGAGCTGGACGACAAGGTGAAGCTCGCGTCGGGCAAGGTCCGCTACCTGGACATGAACGAATACCGCGGCGTGAGTGCCGGCGGCCTGGGGCTGAATCGCGGGCCTCGCGTCGCCGTCATCCATGCCGCCGGCATCATCGCGTCGGGCAAGAGCAGCTACGATTCGCCGGCCGGCGCGGTGGTCGGCTCCGACACCATGGTCGAGTACCTCCGCAAGGCGCGCGCCGACGCGGCGATCAAGGCCATCGTCCTCCGCATCGACAGCCCGGGCGGATCCGCCATCGCCTCGGACGTGATCTGGCGCGAGGTGGTGCTGACCAGGAACCAGAAGCCGGTCATCGCGTCGATGTCCGACGTCGCCGCCTCGGGCGGCTACTACATCGCCATGCCGGCGCACGCGATCGTCGCCGAGCCGTCCACGCTCACCGGATCGATCGGCGTCGTGCTGACCAAGTTCGTGATCAACGGCACGCTGCAGAAGATCGGCGTCAACCTGGAGCCGGTCTCGCGCGGCCGCTATGCCGAGATGTACTCGCCGATCCGGCCGTTCTCGCCGGAGGAGCGCGCCCGCATGCTCGAGAACATGCAGGCCACCTACGACACGTTCGTCGAGAAGGCGGCGCAGGGGCGCAACACGACGCCGGAGAAGATCGACGCGATTGGGCAGGGGCGCGTCTGGACCGGCCGTCAGGCCAAGGAGATCGGGCTGGTCGACGAGCTGGGCGGACTCGAGCGCGCCATCGCGCTCGCCAAGCAGCGCGCCAAGATCGCGCAGGACGCCGAAGTCGAGCTCGTGATCTATCCCCCGAAGAAGACGTTCTACGACCTGATGCGCGATCCGCTGGGCGCGTCCGAGGGCATGACGCGGATCGCGTCGATGCTCGGGATCGGCAATCCGAAAGTGGTCCAGGCGCTCGCGGCGCCCTTGCAGGTGTTCCGGCGCGGCGAGCCGCTGGCGCTCATGCCGAACATCTTCGTCAGATAG
- the eda gene encoding bifunctional 4-hydroxy-2-oxoglutarate aldolase/2-dehydro-3-deoxy-phosphogluconate aldolase, whose product MTRQETAQQIQQLGVVAVIRMKDAAKLRRVVDAIAEGGVRAIEVTMTVPGAVELIATLARSLPAEILLGAGTVTDGATAAAVIDAGARYVVSPVFRREVIAACHQRDVAVAPGCFTPTEILDAHDAGADLIKVFPATALGPQFIKDVRAPLPQVRLMPTGGVSLDNAGDWIRAGAVAVGVGSALLDTRAVEEGRFDVLTANARRIVASVASAR is encoded by the coding sequence GTGACACGCCAGGAGACCGCGCAACAGATCCAGCAGCTCGGCGTCGTCGCCGTCATCCGCATGAAGGACGCGGCGAAGCTGCGGCGCGTCGTCGACGCCATCGCGGAAGGCGGCGTCCGGGCGATCGAAGTGACGATGACGGTGCCGGGGGCGGTGGAGCTGATCGCGACCCTGGCGCGATCGCTTCCGGCGGAGATCCTGCTCGGCGCCGGCACGGTGACGGACGGCGCCACGGCGGCGGCGGTGATCGACGCCGGCGCGCGCTACGTCGTCAGCCCGGTCTTCCGCCGCGAGGTCATCGCGGCATGCCACCAGCGCGACGTCGCGGTCGCGCCGGGATGCTTCACGCCGACCGAGATCCTCGACGCGCACGACGCCGGGGCGGACCTGATCAAGGTGTTTCCCGCGACCGCGCTCGGGCCGCAGTTCATCAAGGACGTGCGCGCGCCGCTGCCGCAGGTGCGGCTGATGCCGACCGGCGGCGTCTCGCTGGACAACGCCGGCGACTGGATCCGCGCCGGCGCCGTGGCCGTCGGCGTGGGATCCGCTCTGCTCGACACCAGGGCGGTGGAGGAAGGGCGCTTCGACGTCCTGACCGCCAACGCGCGGCGCATCGTCGCCAGCGTCGCCTCCGCACGATGA
- a CDS encoding serine hydrolase domain-containing protein, with protein sequence MKRLAVFVTALAAGVVLFAQTLAPERLTRIDRFFQDQVDQERIGGAVALVLQDGKPVYEKAFGWADKESGRKMTVDAIFRIASQSKAITSAVILSLMEEGRLALTDPVGRYIQSFAGTTVAVRNGDQIAIVPARRAITIRDLLTHTAGISYGEDPRIADRYKAKNLGAVTGRGWYTADKDEPICDTMERLGTLPFMSHPGDAYVYGYNTDVLGCVAEKASGQPLDELIRTRITGPLGMKDTMFYLPAAGRDRLVTVYASSSETNGRIVRAPDGALGQGHYVEGPRRSFSGGAGLLSTARDYARFLEAIRRGGEIDGVRILSPRAVELMTTNQSGTLHSDAGLGYGYGFQTTDRYGANGLDSVGAFGWGGAYGSIYRVDPRSRLVLVLMLNQMPNASVARDRFGTLVYQALR encoded by the coding sequence GTGAAAAGACTGGCGGTTTTCGTCACGGCGCTCGCGGCGGGCGTCGTCCTCTTCGCGCAGACGCTCGCGCCCGAACGGCTGACGCGCATCGACCGGTTCTTCCAGGACCAGGTGGACCAGGAGCGAATCGGCGGCGCCGTCGCCCTGGTCCTGCAGGACGGCAAGCCGGTTTACGAGAAGGCCTTCGGCTGGGCCGACAAGGAATCCGGCCGGAAGATGACCGTGGACGCGATCTTCCGCATCGCCTCGCAGTCGAAGGCGATTACCAGCGCGGTGATTCTCTCGCTGATGGAGGAGGGGCGGCTGGCGCTGACGGATCCGGTCGGCCGCTACATCCAGAGCTTCGCCGGCACCACGGTTGCGGTCAGGAACGGCGATCAGATCGCAATCGTGCCGGCGCGGCGGGCGATCACGATCCGCGACCTGCTCACGCACACCGCCGGCATCTCGTACGGCGAGGACCCGCGCATCGCCGATCGCTACAAGGCGAAGAACCTCGGGGCGGTGACCGGCCGCGGCTGGTATACGGCGGACAAGGACGAGCCGATCTGCGACACCATGGAACGGCTCGGCACGCTGCCCTTCATGTCGCATCCCGGCGACGCCTACGTCTACGGGTACAACACCGACGTGCTCGGCTGCGTGGCCGAGAAGGCGTCGGGCCAGCCGCTCGACGAATTGATCCGGACGCGAATCACCGGTCCGCTCGGCATGAAGGACACGATGTTCTACCTGCCGGCAGCCGGGCGCGATCGGCTGGTGACGGTCTACGCGAGCAGCAGCGAGACGAACGGGCGGATCGTCCGGGCGCCGGACGGCGCGCTCGGCCAGGGGCACTACGTCGAAGGCCCGCGCCGCAGCTTCTCGGGGGGCGCCGGACTGCTGTCGACCGCGCGCGACTACGCGCGCTTCCTGGAAGCGATCCGCCGCGGCGGCGAGATCGACGGCGTCCGCATCCTCTCACCTCGCGCCGTGGAGCTGATGACCACGAACCAGAGCGGCACGCTGCACTCCGACGCCGGCCTCGGCTACGGCTACGGCTTCCAGACCACCGATCGCTACGGCGCGAACGGCCTCGACTCGGTGGGGGCGTTCGGGTGGGGCGGCGCGTACGGGTCGATCTACCGCGTCGATCCCAGGTCGCGGCTCGTGCTGGTGTTGATGCTCAATCAGATGCCCAACGCGAGCGTCGCCCGCGACAGGTTCGGGACGCTGGTCTATCAGGCGCTGCGGTGA